Proteins found in one Bartonella krasnovii genomic segment:
- a CDS encoding creatininase family protein: MASNTPFLALLPLGAHEYHGEHLPFETDWIIAEAFAKALTLETKEQFHITLLPVEKIGYSIEHMDIKGTQTLTFSDAIKRWIKIGEDCYNKGINRLLLLNAHGGNSPLMSIVITELRRRFSMLAVATSWSRFGLPQGLIEPSQQPLDIHGGFIETSLMLYLAPEKVHMEKAKNFHNKQADMIANYRYLRAYGPHAFGWTMRDLNTQGAAGNASKATPQAGKAIFSHVLSQLHDLLDDIKRFNINTWQ, encoded by the coding sequence ATGGCATCTAACACGCCTTTTCTCGCTCTTTTACCTTTAGGCGCACACGAATATCACGGAGAGCACCTTCCCTTTGAAACCGACTGGATTATTGCTGAAGCTTTTGCAAAGGCCCTCACGTTAGAAACAAAAGAACAATTTCATATCACCCTTTTACCGGTTGAAAAAATTGGCTATTCTATAGAGCACATGGATATTAAAGGAACACAAACCCTGACCTTTTCTGATGCGATTAAACGCTGGATAAAGATTGGTGAAGACTGCTATAACAAAGGGATCAACCGTCTTCTCCTTCTCAATGCTCACGGAGGCAATTCACCTTTAATGAGCATTGTTATCACCGAATTGAGAAGGCGCTTTTCAATGCTTGCTGTAGCGACAAGCTGGAGCCGTTTTGGTTTGCCACAAGGTCTGATAGAGCCTTCTCAACAGCCTCTTGATATCCATGGTGGTTTTATCGAAACCTCTCTCATGCTCTATTTAGCTCCAGAAAAAGTTCATATGGAAAAGGCAAAAAATTTTCATAATAAACAAGCGGATATGATTGCCAATTATCGCTATTTACGCGCTTATGGTCCTCATGCCTTTGGCTGGACAATGCGTGATCTCAACACGCAAGGTGCAGCAGGAAACGCAAGCAAAGCAACACCTCAAGCCGGTAAAGCTATTTTTTCTCATGTTCTATCTCAGCTTCATGATTTACTTGATGATATCAAGCGGTTTAACATAAATACATGGCAGTAA
- a CDS encoding WD40 repeat domain-containing protein gives MPNMTHYDLQSYCLSCGFIGNKPAFVSVEGLIVFLTPTPQIFEVHKGIISSHFSHDNTAIITGGEDGKVCQTTANGHTELLSQKERKWINNVAFGPQKAFAFSTARLAFVHVGKEQQELPHERSIEGLAFAPKGLRLAVAHYNGVTLHWFSTQTSPTTLVWKGAHCGVTFSPDNRYVISTMQENALHGWRLTDHQHLRMSGYPSKVKSWSWSAKGKWLATSGACAAIVWPFHTKDGPMGKTPLELGTRANALVSTVSCHPSKEIVAIGFNDGMILAAHFRDGKEVLLRGDGKSAISALNWDQTGHNLTFGSENGECGMINITD, from the coding sequence ATACCTAACATGACCCATTATGATCTCCAAAGTTACTGCCTTTCTTGTGGTTTTATAGGCAATAAACCAGCCTTTGTTTCCGTGGAAGGTTTGATTGTTTTTTTAACCCCAACCCCACAAATCTTTGAAGTTCATAAAGGAATAATTTCAAGTCATTTTTCCCATGACAATACTGCAATCATCACAGGGGGAGAAGATGGAAAAGTCTGTCAAACAACAGCTAATGGTCACACAGAACTGCTCAGTCAAAAAGAACGCAAATGGATCAATAACGTTGCTTTTGGCCCCCAAAAAGCTTTTGCCTTTTCCACCGCCCGTCTTGCATTTGTGCATGTAGGAAAAGAACAACAAGAGCTCCCACATGAGCGCAGTATAGAGGGTCTGGCTTTTGCCCCAAAAGGTTTACGGCTTGCCGTTGCCCATTACAATGGTGTTACGCTTCATTGGTTCTCAACACAAACATCTCCCACAACATTGGTATGGAAAGGCGCTCATTGTGGTGTGACCTTTTCACCAGATAACCGCTATGTCATTTCTACGATGCAAGAAAACGCCTTACACGGCTGGCGTCTTACCGATCATCAACATTTACGGATGAGTGGCTACCCAAGTAAAGTCAAAAGCTGGTCTTGGAGTGCAAAAGGAAAATGGCTTGCAACATCAGGTGCTTGTGCCGCAATTGTTTGGCCCTTTCATACAAAAGACGGCCCCATGGGAAAAACACCCTTAGAACTTGGAACACGAGCTAATGCACTTGTTAGCACCGTTTCATGCCATCCAAGCAAAGAAATTGTCGCCATAGGTTTCAATGATGGAATGATTTTAGCGGCACATTTTCGTGATGGAAAAGAAGTCCTTCTAAGAGGGGATGGGAAAAGCGCTATCTCAGCACTCAATTGGGATCAAACAGGACACAATCTCACCTTCGGTAGTGAAAATGGTGAATGTGGTATGATCAATATCACTGATTAA
- a CDS encoding autotransporter outer membrane beta-barrel domain-containing protein gives MVNVLRDYRFLFITTAIVSFLPIVSVHANSPHLGNLCDPNAQFYKCNDGKKHTIENKTYHLKYSQEYISNTTPISALYVEKAGTVVDASQITVTGDSADELYGYGALAKEGARLNLKDSNFKNIPALHAESAVIRMIDGTITGVSHAISALGKGTDIALVRVKIETTPRETTSKELNGVGEIALISSLGSKIRLSGSSVIFNGKGAFSSLFGGEYSFDSSVIKGKGEQKTVIIGEESVNKLPEAFDIAQGGFVQLNNSSMELSDMHGFLVKISSGNVNNKARLLRAFNLADAFKKTNIKIEKSNISVQGKGAYGLYFYGSDSNDIWGNMSALGAQGVALEKASVQLSKTNFLVPEGIAIYGMGGAGYGAEATLELSENTKISGDLLLKAENNSSLRVQAYSSTLRGGARIDGRSRIDLQLRNSSTWYLTKSKYQGSQDFTVSSLSTLSLLDSTVIFEKYVSQDYHTLYIGNKINNGDDIHTLDNSNKTAGMNDVSNKVYSAEGNTQIKMSTFMYSDGSFNSQQTDRILIYGDVVGTTLIGMEKFQKTSDKEAGSEGIQSVSLIQVAGMAEENSFKLLNSYTTVNGFPYQYKLRGYGPSSSAGNADPQNRLVAGKGDFWDFRLESVYIGSELDSSESASKPTPTVIPPQSEEEKIPSERPTETISPEQPPTVEPPLLPSTPSLPEGSEPSETFSPTDSTLTPFEPVSPETPSVPTLPEDSSTVPMPSVPVETSTDEVMPFKPSVPVVPSSTDSPSLPVESKPSKPSAPVEPSSHLSVPFNGQTEQGIRAVVPQLPTYLLLPNALFQAGLMEMTPQNKMLETMRGAFYSLGRDDKNTAFFLHAYGASHHYASNLSDFEYGYSAELDYNAFQAGILLNEMESLYTRTFFGALGNYGKLSLEPQNVEQSKKNTLDKWSIGAYGSLQHDTGLYIDGALSYGLFKGDILTLARGKVMALKGKQFSGSLTSGKRFVIGCKGIVFDPQVQVIYQHLQFNQAYDVDHIDVDLGKFHQWMGRVGGRLSKTLGVVEEGREVSFYSKFSYLHNFEDKKFVSFKDDFQLGSFGSSLEAGLGFNARLSSKLSLYGDVTYQHRLKKVGFSGASFSAGLRHRF, from the coding sequence ATGGTTAATGTATTAAGGGATTATAGGTTTTTATTTATCACAACGGCTATTGTTTCTTTTTTGCCAATCGTGAGTGTTCATGCAAATTCTCCTCATTTAGGAAATCTCTGTGATCCAAATGCTCAGTTTTATAAATGCAATGATGGTAAAAAACATACGATTGAAAATAAAACTTATCATTTAAAATATTCTCAAGAATATATTTCTAACACTACTCCTATTTCAGCTCTATATGTAGAAAAAGCAGGTACAGTTGTTGATGCATCTCAGATAACTGTTACGGGTGATAGCGCAGATGAATTATACGGCTATGGTGCATTAGCAAAAGAGGGAGCTCGTCTTAATCTAAAAGATTCAAATTTTAAGAATATACCTGCCCTTCATGCGGAAAGTGCGGTTATTCGCATGATAGATGGCACTATTACGGGGGTTTCTCACGCTATTTCTGCATTGGGTAAAGGAACAGATATTGCTTTAGTGCGTGTCAAGATTGAAACGACACCAAGAGAAACGACATCAAAAGAACTAAATGGTGTAGGAGAGATTGCTCTGATTAGCAGTTTGGGTTCAAAGATTAGGTTGTCAGGAAGTAGCGTTATTTTTAATGGGAAGGGTGCGTTTTCATCACTTTTTGGGGGAGAGTATAGTTTTGATAGTTCTGTCATTAAGGGTAAAGGAGAACAAAAAACGGTTATCATTGGTGAGGAAAGTGTCAATAAATTACCAGAAGCTTTTGATATTGCTCAAGGTGGTTTTGTTCAATTGAATAATAGTTCTATGGAACTGAGTGATATGCATGGTTTTTTGGTTAAAATTTCTTCAGGGAATGTGAATAATAAAGCTAGGTTGTTGCGAGCATTTAATTTAGCTGATGCGTTTAAGAAAACGAATATTAAGATTGAAAAATCCAATATTTCTGTTCAGGGGAAGGGCGCCTATGGTCTGTATTTTTATGGATCAGATTCTAATGATATATGGGGTAATATGAGTGCTCTAGGAGCGCAAGGTGTTGCTCTGGAAAAAGCCTCTGTTCAGTTATCAAAGACAAATTTTTTAGTTCCAGAGGGGATTGCCATTTATGGTATGGGGGGTGCTGGTTATGGGGCTGAAGCTACCCTTGAATTATCAGAAAATACAAAGATTTCTGGTGATTTATTGTTAAAAGCTGAAAATAATTCTTCTCTTCGTGTTCAAGCTTATTCTTCGACTCTTAGAGGGGGAGCACGCATTGATGGCAGGTCTCGTATTGATTTGCAGTTAAGAAATAGTTCAACATGGTATCTTACTAAGAGTAAATATCAAGGCTCACAAGACTTTACGGTTTCATCGCTTTCTACTTTGAGTCTTTTGGATAGTACCGTTATTTTTGAGAAATATGTCTCTCAAGATTATCACACATTGTATATTGGAAACAAAATAAACAATGGAGACGATATTCATACATTAGACAATAGCAATAAAACAGCTGGTATGAATGACGTGTCCAATAAAGTATACAGTGCGGAGGGAAATACTCAGATTAAGATGAGCACATTTATGTATAGTGATGGTTCATTTAATTCTCAACAAACGGATCGCATTTTGATCTATGGGGATGTTGTGGGAACCACCCTCATTGGGATGGAAAAATTTCAAAAAACTTCGGATAAAGAAGCAGGCAGTGAAGGGATTCAAAGTGTTTCACTTATTCAAGTTGCCGGGATGGCAGAGGAAAATTCTTTTAAGTTACTCAATAGTTATACGACGGTAAATGGTTTTCCTTATCAATATAAACTTCGTGGCTATGGTCCAAGTTCTTCTGCTGGAAATGCAGATCCCCAAAATAGATTGGTTGCAGGGAAAGGAGATTTTTGGGACTTTCGTCTTGAAAGTGTTTATATTGGTTCTGAGTTAGATTCTTCTGAATCTGCTTCTAAGCCAACGCCTACGGTTATTCCTCCTCAATCTGAAGAAGAAAAGATCCCTTCTGAGCGACCAACAGAGACTATTTCGCCTGAACAACCGCCTACTGTTGAGCCTCCACTTCTACCATCGACACCTTCTTTGCCTGAAGGATCTGAACCGTCTGAAACATTTTCTCCTACGGATTCTACACTGACTCCTTTTGAACCTGTTTCGCCTGAGACTCCTTCTGTACCAACTCTCCCAGAGGATTCTTCTACTGTGCCTATGCCTTCTGTTCCCGTTGAAACTTCTACTGATGAGGTTATGCCATTTAAGCCATCTGTTCCGGTCGTTCCTTCATCTACGGATTCTCCTTCTCTACCTGTTGAATCAAAGCCTTCTAAACCTTCTGCTCCTGTTGAGCCTTCGTCTCATCTTTCTGTCCCGTTTAATGGGCAGACTGAACAAGGAATTAGAGCTGTTGTTCCTCAATTGCCAACGTATCTCCTTTTGCCAAATGCTTTATTCCAAGCAGGGTTGATGGAGATGACACCGCAAAATAAGATGTTAGAGACAATGCGGGGTGCTTTTTATTCTTTGGGGAGAGATGATAAAAACACTGCCTTTTTTCTGCATGCTTATGGGGCAAGTCATCATTATGCTTCCAATTTATCTGATTTTGAATATGGCTATAGTGCTGAGCTTGATTATAATGCGTTTCAAGCAGGTATTTTGTTAAACGAGATGGAGAGTTTATATACCCGTACATTCTTTGGGGCTTTGGGAAACTATGGAAAACTTTCTCTAGAACCACAGAATGTTGAACAAAGTAAAAAAAACACATTGGATAAATGGTCTATTGGGGCCTATGGAAGTCTACAGCATGATACAGGTTTGTATATCGATGGGGCGTTATCCTATGGTCTTTTTAAGGGAGATATTTTGACCCTTGCACGAGGCAAGGTTATGGCGTTAAAGGGGAAACAGTTTAGTGGATCTTTAACGAGTGGCAAAAGGTTTGTAATAGGGTGTAAAGGTATTGTTTTTGACCCACAGGTTCAGGTTATTTATCAGCACCTTCAGTTTAATCAGGCATATGATGTTGATCATATTGATGTTGATTTGGGAAAATTTCATCAATGGATGGGGCGTGTTGGTGGGCGTTTAAGCAAGACGCTTGGTGTTGTGGAAGAGGGACGAGAGGTTTCTTTTTATAGTAAGTTTTCTTATTTGCATAATTTTGAAGATAAGAAATTTGTTTCTTTTAAAGATGATTTCCAGTTAGGTTCTTTTGGTTCTTCTTTGGAAGCAGGGCTTGGGTTTAATGCACGTCTTTCTTCAAAACTCTCTCTTTATGGGGATGTCACTTATCAGCATCGGCTTAAAAAAGTTGGTTTTTCTGGTGCGAGTTTTTCTGCTGGGTTACGTCATCGTTTTTAA
- a CDS encoding autotransporter outer membrane beta-barrel domain-containing protein, translated as MLKNHLSLCRFTTVIFFFVHNADAGEVSSQKKQYLCNESASFYHCNDGQTHEISRKTYQLTGESPEAALEASGENTLIEGEAIIINSVLNADGHSEKDTWTTGVKASKGGGVALFNSMLNNVSIGADIEEDGAFDMQNGVIKATRIGISASSEQSLVSLTKTEIKTSAGAIALLSHNGAKIYMKGGKIDFADGIAVQTGGGGEFNLEGVSITGKGKQTTNTDNHHESSAFSMLQGKGMIHFQKGNVHVNNAHGLVLQGNNHNAAHIKHSNVFVRGQAFHGMHFFWQAVLNDKKTIIPGKGAVQLTKTTFMAPESTALYSREFESSVKLLQNSKVSGDSLLKAVEHSNIKIEADASILQGSAYVDESSTAKVVLKNGSKWILSRPKYGRLQSSDVPGSRLGDYSSISSVELTDSFLIFEELKSETTDGYQTLLIGKGSGTVYKAYGDAYLYLNTYLDKGGRLEDQKTDRLLINGDLEGKTTVDVYKVPGSPGALTGEGGNDQGISIIQVYGQAAEDSFQLKGGYVTLKDSPYQYHLKSYGPSSALGTADSNQRVLKNTGTFWDFRLESKMVDSSSFDPTEVSPVSDEVPSFPKTHPNMTGGEEEAIDPNSQQKSQEPGLSSPVDSPDSDSHLKTISDASDVFVLNVPNPPPVSPPPSLAPVIPVMTPSHPVVPTSGSPIPPSVARTPSAVSPPASGSSVPPSVTPTPSVVSPPASGSPIPPSVARTPSVVSPPASGSSVPPSVARTPSVVSPPASGSSVPPSVARTPSVVSPPASGSSVPPSVARTPSVVSPPASGSSVPPSVTPPIFELSSHLWPNMRTIVPQVLTYVLVPNTLFHAGLVDISYQNKQLQTLRTFSRRLLKTNENPALFLRGYGGHHRYTSNLSTLEYGYGGNFDYNALETGVLLKKIENAYSTTSFGIMGNYGKLSLRPREMKQHQESIFDKWTITAYGSMQHNTGLYIDGLFSYGLFKGNIFTRERGKTAALRGKPLSFSLTAGKTFMIGCRCFIFEPQIQFVYQNLQFHNTHDIDNLNIDMRRPDHWGMRIGGHLTKTLTLMKDAQVLSFYGTLHLVRNFDDKQFVYFKDAFQLGSFGSSLEAGFGVYSQLSTKITFHSDLIYKHKFTKSGFSGTRFSGGLSYHF; from the coding sequence ATGCTCAAAAATCATCTCTCTTTATGTCGTTTTACAACGGTTATTTTTTTCTTTGTGCACAATGCTGATGCTGGTGAAGTTTCCTCTCAGAAAAAGCAATATTTATGTAATGAAAGTGCCTCATTTTATCATTGTAATGATGGTCAAACACATGAAATTTCTAGGAAAACTTATCAACTTACGGGTGAAAGTCCTGAAGCAGCTTTAGAGGCATCAGGAGAAAATACACTCATTGAGGGAGAAGCTATAATCATTAACAGTGTTTTGAATGCTGATGGACACTCTGAAAAAGACACTTGGACAACAGGTGTAAAAGCTTCAAAAGGGGGAGGCGTTGCTCTATTTAATTCCATGTTAAATAATGTGTCGATAGGAGCTGATATTGAAGAGGATGGCGCTTTTGATATGCAAAATGGGGTGATCAAAGCAACCAGAATAGGGATCAGTGCTTCGAGTGAGCAGTCGCTTGTTTCTTTGACCAAGACAGAGATTAAGACATCTGCTGGTGCGATAGCTCTTTTGAGTCATAATGGGGCAAAAATCTATATGAAAGGAGGAAAAATTGACTTTGCGGATGGTATTGCCGTTCAAACAGGAGGAGGGGGAGAATTTAATTTAGAGGGTGTTTCTATAACAGGAAAGGGAAAACAGACGACAAATACAGACAATCACCATGAAAGTTCTGCTTTTAGTATGCTTCAGGGAAAAGGTATGATTCATTTTCAGAAGGGAAATGTTCATGTTAACAATGCTCATGGCCTTGTCTTGCAAGGGAATAATCATAATGCTGCTCATATCAAACATTCCAATGTTTTTGTAAGAGGACAAGCATTTCATGGTATGCACTTTTTTTGGCAAGCTGTCTTGAATGATAAAAAAACAATCATTCCTGGAAAAGGGGCAGTCCAGTTGACTAAGACAACTTTTATGGCTCCAGAAAGTACGGCTCTTTATAGCCGCGAATTTGAAAGTTCTGTTAAACTCCTACAAAACTCAAAAGTTTCTGGCGATTCACTTCTGAAAGCGGTTGAACATTCTAATATCAAGATTGAAGCTGATGCTTCTATCTTACAAGGAAGCGCATATGTTGATGAAAGTTCTACAGCTAAGGTAGTGTTAAAAAATGGTTCAAAGTGGATTTTATCGCGACCAAAATATGGACGATTACAAAGTTCTGATGTGCCTGGTTCTAGGTTAGGAGATTATTCTTCTATTTCATCGGTTGAACTTACGGATAGTTTTCTTATTTTTGAGGAACTTAAATCCGAAACAACAGATGGTTATCAGACACTTCTCATCGGAAAAGGGTCAGGGACGGTTTATAAAGCGTACGGTGACGCATATCTTTATCTTAATACCTATTTGGATAAAGGAGGAAGGCTTGAAGATCAGAAAACAGATCGCCTTTTAATCAATGGTGATCTTGAAGGAAAAACAACAGTTGATGTTTATAAGGTTCCTGGAAGCCCAGGAGCATTGACAGGAGAGGGGGGTAATGATCAGGGAATTTCCATTATTCAGGTTTATGGACAAGCCGCTGAAGATTCTTTTCAGTTAAAGGGGGGGTATGTAACACTTAAAGACTCTCCCTATCAGTATCATCTTAAGAGTTATGGTCCAAGCTCTGCTTTAGGGACGGCAGATTCCAATCAAAGAGTGCTTAAAAACACTGGAACATTTTGGGATTTTCGCCTTGAAAGTAAAATGGTTGATTCTTCCTCTTTTGATCCCACTGAAGTTTCTCCTGTTTCTGATGAGGTTCCTTCTTTCCCTAAAACTCATCCTAATATGACTGGAGGTGAAGAGGAGGCTATCGATCCTAATTCTCAGCAAAAGTCTCAGGAGCCAGGTCTCTCTTCTCCAGTAGATTCTCCTGATAGTGATTCCCATCTTAAAACTATATCTGATGCCTCTGATGTTTTTGTGCTGAATGTTCCAAATCCTCCTCCTGTTTCTCCTCCTCCCTCTCTTGCACCTGTTATTCCAGTTATGACTCCATCTCATCCAGTTGTGCCAACATCTGGTTCACCTATCCCGCCCTCTGTCGCTCGCACTCCTTCTGCTGTTTCTCCCCCTGCGTCTGGTTCCTCTGTCCCGCCTTCTGTTACTCCTACTCCTTCAGTTGTTTCTCCCCCTGCGTCTGGTTCTCCTATACCCCCTTCTGTCGCTCGCACTCCTTCAGTTGTTTCTCCTCCTGCGTCTGGTTCCTCTGTTCCGCCTTCTGTCGCTCGCACTCCTTCAGTTGTTTCTCCCCCTGCGTCTGGTTCCTCTGTCCCGCCTTCTGTCGCTCGCACTCCTTCAGTTGTTTCTCCCCCTGCGTCTGGTTCCTCTGTTCCGCCTTCTGTCGCTCGCACTCCTTCAGTTGTTTCTCCCCCTGCGTCTGGTTCCTCTGTCCCACCTTCTGTTACTCCCCCTATTTTTGAGCTTTCTTCTCACCTTTGGCCAAATATGAGGACTATTGTTCCACAGGTTTTGACTTATGTTCTTGTGCCAAATACCTTATTTCACGCTGGATTGGTGGATATTAGTTATCAAAATAAGCAGTTGCAAACACTGCGAACTTTTTCTCGTCGATTGTTGAAAACTAATGAAAATCCAGCTTTATTTTTGCGTGGTTACGGGGGACATCATCGTTATACTTCCAATTTGTCTACACTGGAATATGGATATGGAGGTAACTTTGATTATAATGCACTAGAGACAGGTGTTTTACTCAAAAAAATCGAAAATGCATATAGTACGACATCTTTTGGAATTATGGGAAATTATGGCAAACTTTCTTTGCGTCCTCGAGAGATGAAACAACATCAAGAAAGTATATTTGATAAATGGACAATCACAGCATATGGGAGTATGCAGCATAATACGGGACTTTATATAGATGGTCTCTTCTCTTATGGTTTGTTTAAAGGCAATATTTTTACACGTGAGCGAGGTAAAACGGCTGCATTGAGAGGTAAGCCCTTAAGTTTTTCCTTAACGGCTGGTAAAACATTTATGATAGGTTGTCGATGTTTTATTTTTGAACCACAGATTCAATTTGTTTATCAAAATCTTCAGTTTCATAACACGCATGATATTGATAATCTTAATATTGATATGCGAAGACCAGATCATTGGGGAATGCGTATTGGTGGGCATTTAACAAAAACACTGACATTGATGAAAGATGCACAAGTTCTCTCATTTTATGGTACACTTCATCTTGTTCGTAATTTTGATGATAAACAATTTGTGTATTTTAAAGATGCTTTCCAACTTGGTTCTTTTGGTTCTTCTTTAGAAGCTGGGTTTGGTGTTTATTCGCAATTATCCACAAAAATTACTTTTCATAGTGATCTGATTTATAAGCATAAATTCACAAAATCTGGCTTTTCTGGAACGCGTTTTTCTGGTGGACTAAGCTATCATTTTTAA
- a CDS encoding CobW family GTP-binding protein — translation METISPKKLPVTVLTGYLGSGKTTLLNRILSENHGKRYAVIVNEFGEIGIDNDLIIESDEEIYEMNNGCVCCTVRGDLIRILESLMQRSHRFDAIIIETTGLADPVPVAQTFFMDDTVHEKTTLDSVIAVVDAKHFPIQLKKSREVEEQIAFADIVLLNKIDLVTAQERAHAESLILAINPRAILYTTQRTNIPLDKLLNRGFFDLQRTLDHEPHFLDHKHKDQPEDHVCGPDCHHEHHHHTSTIHDITVTSISLKTGALQPEKFFPWIQQVTQQQGPDILRLKGIIAFQGDDDRYVIQGIHMLLEGQHQRPWRQDEKRESRLVFIGRSLDGKKLKTDFENCA, via the coding sequence ATGGAAACAATATCCCCCAAAAAACTTCCTGTTACAGTTCTCACAGGCTACCTTGGTTCAGGAAAAACCACCCTTCTCAACCGCATCCTTAGTGAAAATCATGGCAAACGTTATGCTGTCATTGTCAATGAATTTGGTGAAATTGGGATTGATAATGACTTGATCATTGAATCAGATGAAGAAATTTATGAAATGAATAACGGCTGTGTTTGCTGCACTGTACGTGGCGATCTCATTCGTATTCTGGAAAGTCTGATGCAACGTTCTCATCGATTTGATGCAATTATTATAGAAACAACAGGACTTGCCGATCCCGTTCCTGTTGCACAAACCTTTTTCATGGATGATACAGTTCATGAAAAAACAACGCTTGACAGTGTCATAGCGGTCGTTGATGCAAAGCATTTTCCCATTCAACTGAAAAAAAGTCGTGAAGTTGAAGAGCAAATTGCTTTCGCAGACATCGTTCTTTTAAATAAGATTGATCTCGTCACAGCACAAGAACGTGCCCATGCAGAATCGCTTATTCTTGCTATTAATCCTCGCGCTATACTTTATACAACACAGCGCACCAATATTCCTCTTGATAAACTTCTCAATCGTGGTTTCTTTGATCTCCAACGGACTCTAGACCATGAGCCTCATTTTCTTGATCACAAGCATAAAGACCAACCTGAAGATCATGTGTGTGGTCCCGATTGCCATCATGAGCATCATCATCACACATCTACCATTCATGATATTACCGTCACTTCTATAAGTTTAAAAACAGGTGCCCTGCAACCAGAAAAGTTTTTTCCTTGGATCCAACAAGTTACACAGCAACAAGGACCTGATATTTTGCGTCTTAAAGGCATTATTGCCTTTCAAGGAGATGATGATCGTTATGTCATTCAAGGCATTCATATGCTTCTTGAGGGACAACATCAGCGCCCATGGCGTCAAGATGAAAAACGAGAAAGCCGCCTTGTTTTTATCGGACGCTCTCTTGATGGCAAAAAATTAAAAACTGATTTTGAAAATTGCGCATAA
- a CDS encoding autotransporter outer membrane beta-barrel domain-containing protein, translating into MQARGKTTTLKQTALGASFTAGKSFMSGHKGRIFYPQFQIVYQNVHFDKTSYIDGFNIEIGKLDLWLMLGVWAFKQDTYGFLKREKFFLSMKSFILPIVLEKNNVFSWR; encoded by the coding sequence ATGCAAGCAAGAGGCAAGACAACAACATTGAAGCAAACAGCTTTGGGTGCTTCATTCACTGCGGGAAAGTCATTTATGAGCGGACATAAGGGGCGTATTTTTTATCCGCAGTTTCAGATCGTTTATCAAAATGTGCACTTTGATAAGACATCCTATATCGATGGTTTTAATATTGAAATAGGAAAACTTGATCTGTGGCTGATGCTTGGTGTGTGGGCGTTTAAGCAAGATACTTATGGCTTTTTGAAGAGGGAGAAGTTTTTTCTTTCAATGAAAAGTTTCATTTTGCCAATAGTTTTAGAAAAAAACAATGTGTTCAGTTGGAGATGA